GCCCAATACCACAGGCTTTGGTGCTCACGAGCATAGTCATTGGAGTTTGTGTGCTTTCATTGGCAATGGCACTGACAATAAACGCCTACAGACACTACGGAACGCTTGATGTTAACAAGTTAAGGAGGTTGAGAGGATGACGCTCCCGTTTCTGGTTATCCTTCCACTGTTTGGGGCATTTTCAATGCCAATAGTTAGCTTACTTGGGAAGAAACTTAAGGAGTATTGGGCGGTTATCATCAGCGGCGCTACATTTGCAGTTGCCGCTAAAGTATTTTACACGGTATGGAGAAACAATGAAATCCTTCTCTACACCCTTGGAAGCGATAATCCAATTGGTCGGGGGGTGGATTTCCCGATCAGGATTGTGTGGGAGGTAGATTTATTCGGGGCACTTTTAGCTTTAACGATAACTTTTGTGAGCTTTTTGGCGATAGTTTATTCCCTCGGATATATGAAGCATGACACTGGCCTGGAGAAATACTATACATTAGTGCTCGTCCTGGAGCTGGGAATGCTGGGAGTTGTCATTACCGGGGATATTTTCAACTTCTACGTATTTTTGGAGATAATGAGCATTGCAAGCTATGCTTTAGTTGCCTTCAGAAATGACACATGGGAAGGGATTGAAGCAGGAATCAAGTATATGTTTGTTGGTTCACTGGCGAGTTCCTTTATTCTCTTGGGCATTGCCCTGCTTTATGGCCAGTATGGAACGCTTACAATGAGCTATCTCGCAATAAAAATAGCCGAAAATCCAACACTTGTGGCAAAAGTAGCTTTAGCTTTCCTTATTGGTGGGCTGCTCTTTAAGAGTGGTGCGGTTCCGGTCCATATGTGGCTGGCTGATGCCCATCCGGCGGCTCCAAGTTCAATCTCTGCGATGCTCTCGGGATTAGTCATCAAAGCTGGTGGAGTTTACGCTATAGCAAGGATAATATTCAGCATTTTCAATCCCGGATTGCACATATACTTGAGAACATTTAATGCTCCCTCAGTCAATATGGACGTAATTGGCTGGATTATAGTGTTCTTTGCTTGCTTAACGCTTCTTGTGGGAAATGCCATGGCGGTGGTGCAGACTGACATGAAGAGGCTTTTTGCCTTCTCGAGTGTGGGGCAAATAGGGTATATCTTACTTGGAATTGGAATTGGAACCCTTGCGTATGGCACTAAGGTCGGAGAGCTTGCATTGGCTGGAGCAATATACCACATAGTGAACCACGCATTGATAAAAGCTCTCCTCTTCCTTGTGGCGGGAGTTGTTATCCATGAGGTTGGCACAAAGAACCTTAATGAATTGAGTGGACTGGCAAAAAGAATGCCATTGACGACGTTTTCCTTTACAATTGGAGCGGCTGCTATAATAGGCCTCCCACCGCTAAATGGATTTGCGAGCAAGTGGATCATTTACGAAAGCTCCGCCATGTATAATCCAATCTTAGCGGCCGTTGCAGTTTTGGGCACGGTGTTCTCCCTCGCTGCGTACACTAAAGTGCTCTTCACCTTCCTGGGCACTGAGAGTCATGCGGTGAGAAAAGCAAAAGAGCCAGAAAAGAGCATGATGTTTCCAATGTTAGTTCTTGTAGTTGCAATAACCGTGATGGGTCTCCTTCCATGGCAAATAAGCGACAAAATAATGATACCGGCTGCAAAAATGCTCGAACAGCTCAATGGTGAGTACATACTTGCTCTCTTAAAATTCATTGGGGGTGCGTGAAATGTTTGGTTATTGGGATGCTCTCTATTTCCTTTATGCTTTCCTAATTGGTCTGTTGATCAGCTACCTACTCATGAAATGGGCGGAAAAAGTTAGCACTGGTACTAGGAGGGCAGGAGATGGAACGAAAATATACATTAGCGGTGAGGATCAGGACAAGGTTATTCCCCATTTTGAGCACCTTGAAGGTTACTTTACGGGGAGACATGTTATGTGGGGTTTGATAAGGGGAACCCACAGGATGTTTTTGATGTTTAGAAGGGAGCACACTGGCCTTCTTACAGATTATGTTGCATACCTATTGCTCACTGTGGCAATAGTGCTTGGAGCGCTCGTCATTGGGGGGTGAAGCTATGG
The Thermococcus sp. 2319x1 DNA segment above includes these coding regions:
- a CDS encoding proton-conducting transporter membrane subunit, whose translation is MTLPFLVILPLFGAFSMPIVSLLGKKLKEYWAVIISGATFAVAAKVFYTVWRNNEILLYTLGSDNPIGRGVDFPIRIVWEVDLFGALLALTITFVSFLAIVYSLGYMKHDTGLEKYYTLVLVLELGMLGVVITGDIFNFYVFLEIMSIASYALVAFRNDTWEGIEAGIKYMFVGSLASSFILLGIALLYGQYGTLTMSYLAIKIAENPTLVAKVALAFLIGGLLFKSGAVPVHMWLADAHPAAPSSISAMLSGLVIKAGGVYAIARIIFSIFNPGLHIYLRTFNAPSVNMDVIGWIIVFFACLTLLVGNAMAVVQTDMKRLFAFSSVGQIGYILLGIGIGTLAYGTKVGELALAGAIYHIVNHALIKALLFLVAGVVIHEVGTKNLNELSGLAKRMPLTTFSFTIGAAAIIGLPPLNGFASKWIIYESSAMYNPILAAVAVLGTVFSLAAYTKVLFTFLGTESHAVRKAKEPEKSMMFPMLVLVVAITVMGLLPWQISDKIMIPAAKMLEQLNGEYILALLKFIGGA